In the genome of Cutibacterium equinum, one region contains:
- a CDS encoding ABC transporter family substrate-binding protein: protein MRKAIVTPVALLAVSAMALTGCGQKNQSGGSKQSGMTSESAPMAQLNVVDRGQLKDGGTLRLAIEQLPTGWNPMNVNGNTVDLSTTIWTFIGVNNFDIAEDGTPKPNPNYISSTDVETKGGKQVVTLHLNPKAKWNSGRTIDYTDYQATWKANNGSEPGFLPSSTDGFNQITSVEKGDKDTDVVITYKSTYPDWTATLSAVLPKEGVKDADTFNEGWKQLNPDWFAGPFIPTKADQASKTLTVKRNDNWWGEKSKLDTVTFKAMDNATQTKAFANKEIDAVSNIVTKDGYQTAKKRDDAEMRQAGSLQWRHFTFNAKSANLSDQKVRQAIVKGINRPAIAKSDLAGMPVKPDTLMLGNHFFMPGQAGYKDNSADYKYDPEAAKKGLDDAGWKMDGDHRVKDGKTLTINYAQLTGVPTSENEGALFKQDMSKIGVKVNLVNTPSDSFTQTLSSHSFDVIAFAWNGTPYPMANVRQIYGAAAEGSDKPSQSNFSQLIDPELNKLIPKIDSEADVSKRRELTNQADKMIWDNVMTLPLYRRITFTAVPKNLANYGAATFQSVHAEDIGYQK, encoded by the coding sequence TTGCGCAAGGCGATCGTGACCCCTGTGGCGCTGCTGGCCGTGTCGGCCATGGCACTCACCGGGTGCGGACAGAAGAATCAGTCCGGCGGAAGCAAGCAATCAGGGATGACGTCGGAGTCGGCCCCGATGGCTCAGCTCAATGTGGTTGACCGGGGCCAGCTCAAGGACGGTGGCACGCTGCGACTGGCCATTGAGCAGCTCCCGACGGGGTGGAACCCTATGAACGTCAATGGGAACACCGTGGACCTCTCCACGACCATCTGGACCTTCATCGGCGTCAACAACTTCGACATCGCCGAGGACGGCACGCCGAAGCCGAATCCGAACTACATCTCCTCGACCGATGTGGAGACCAAGGGCGGCAAGCAGGTTGTCACCTTGCACCTCAACCCGAAGGCCAAGTGGAACTCCGGCCGTACCATCGACTACACCGACTACCAGGCCACCTGGAAGGCCAACAACGGTTCCGAGCCCGGCTTCCTGCCGTCCAGCACCGATGGTTTCAACCAGATCACCTCGGTGGAGAAGGGCGACAAGGACACCGACGTCGTCATCACCTACAAGAGCACCTACCCCGACTGGACGGCGACCCTGAGCGCCGTTCTGCCGAAGGAGGGGGTGAAGGACGCCGATACCTTCAATGAGGGATGGAAGCAGTTGAACCCGGACTGGTTCGCTGGACCGTTCATTCCGACGAAGGCTGACCAGGCGTCGAAGACCCTCACCGTCAAGCGCAATGACAACTGGTGGGGCGAGAAGTCGAAGCTCGACACCGTCACCTTCAAGGCGATGGACAACGCCACCCAGACCAAGGCGTTCGCCAACAAGGAGATCGACGCCGTATCGAACATCGTCACCAAGGACGGTTACCAGACGGCGAAGAAGCGTGATGACGCTGAGATGCGCCAGGCCGGTTCGTTGCAGTGGCGTCACTTCACCTTCAACGCCAAGTCGGCCAACCTGTCTGATCAGAAGGTGCGTCAGGCCATCGTCAAGGGCATCAACCGCCCGGCGATTGCCAAGTCCGACCTCGCCGGCATGCCCGTCAAGCCGGACACCCTCATGCTTGGCAACCACTTCTTCATGCCCGGTCAGGCTGGCTACAAGGACAATTCCGCCGACTACAAGTACGATCCTGAGGCCGCCAAGAAGGGCCTCGACGATGCCGGCTGGAAGATGGATGGCGACCACCGCGTCAAGGACGGCAAGACCCTGACGATCAACTATGCCCAGCTCACCGGCGTGCCGACCTCTGAGAACGAGGGCGCGCTGTTCAAGCAGGACATGTCGAAGATTGGCGTCAAGGTCAACCTCGTCAACACCCCGAGTGACTCCTTCACCCAGACGCTGAGCAGCCACTCCTTCGACGTCATTGCCTTCGCCTGGAACGGTACCCCGTACCCGATGGCCAATGTCCGCCAGATCTACGGTGCTGCTGCTGAGGGCTCGGACAAGCCGTCACAGTCGAATTTCTCCCAGCTCATTGATCCCGAGCTCAACAAGCTCATTCCCAAGATTGACTCCGAGGCGGATGTCTCGAAGCGTCGTGAGTTGACCAACCAGGCCGACAAGATGATCTGGGACAACGTCATGACCCTTCCGCTGTACCGTCGCATCACCTTCACCGCGGTTCCCAAGAACCTGGCGAACTACGGTGCCGCGACCTTCCAGAGCGTGCACGCCGAGGACATCGGCTACCAGAAGTGA
- a CDS encoding ABC transporter family substrate-binding protein: protein MRKTLTTAVAALAVGSLALTGCGQKNKSGGEQNKGDKTTSASAPLAALNIKPRDQIKDGGTLRLAIGTLPTGWNGLQVDNNTVDLNTTIWPFIGVINFDISEDGTPKPNPNFIESTDVDSKGGKQVVTLHLNPKAKWNSGRTIDYTDYQATWKATNGQNDKFLPATTDGFNQITSVEKGDKDTDVVITFKTTYPDWTAPLGTVLPKEGASDPDTFNTGWKDLNPDWFTGPFIPTKVDQASKTLTVKRNDKWWGEKSKLDTVTFKQMEDAAKTKAFANKEIDVADTIITKDGYQTAKKRDDVDMRAAGSLQWRHFTFNAKSANLSDKDVRQAIVKGINRPAIAKSDLAGLPVQADSVMLGNHFFMPGQPGYKDNSEDFKYDPKAAEKQLDDAGWKKQGDFRVKDGKTLTVNYAQLTGVPTSENEGALLKQDMAKIGVKVNLVNTPSSDMNKVLSNHSFDIIAFTWQGTAYPMNNVRQIYGAAVEGSKKPSESNFSQIVDPEVEKLIPQIGTEMDVNKRRELTNQADKAIWDDVMTLPLYRRIMFTATPKNLANFGAATFQSTHAEDIGYVK, encoded by the coding sequence GTGCGCAAGACGCTAACGACCGCAGTGGCTGCTCTGGCCGTGGGTTCGCTTGCCCTCACTGGCTGCGGGCAGAAGAACAAGTCCGGCGGCGAGCAGAACAAAGGTGACAAGACCACGTCGGCCAGCGCGCCTCTGGCTGCCCTGAATATCAAGCCCCGTGACCAGATCAAGGACGGTGGCACTCTCCGTCTGGCGATCGGTACCCTTCCAACCGGCTGGAACGGGTTGCAGGTCGACAACAACACTGTTGACCTCAACACGACCATCTGGCCCTTCATCGGCGTCATCAACTTCGACATCTCCGAGGACGGCACCCCGAAGCCGAACCCGAATTTCATTGAGTCGACCGACGTTGACAGCAAGGGCGGCAAGCAGGTTGTCACCTTGCACCTCAACCCGAAGGCCAAGTGGAACTCCGGCCGCACCATCGACTACACCGATTACCAGGCCACCTGGAAGGCCACCAACGGTCAGAACGACAAGTTCCTGCCAGCCACCACTGACGGTTTCAACCAGATCACCTCGGTGGAGAAGGGCGACAAGGACACCGACGTCGTCATCACCTTCAAGACCACCTACCCCGACTGGACCGCTCCCTTGGGCACGGTCCTTCCCAAGGAGGGTGCCTCCGACCCCGACACGTTCAACACCGGGTGGAAGGATCTCAACCCCGACTGGTTCACCGGCCCGTTCATCCCCACCAAGGTGGATCAGGCCTCCAAGACCCTCACCGTCAAGCGCAATGACAAGTGGTGGGGCGAGAAGTCGAAGCTTGACACCGTCACCTTCAAGCAGATGGAGGATGCCGCCAAGACCAAGGCGTTCGCCAACAAGGAGATTGACGTCGCCGACACCATCATCACCAAGGACGGCTACCAGACCGCCAAGAAGCGCGATGACGTCGACATGCGTGCCGCCGGTTCGCTGCAGTGGCGCCACTTCACCTTCAACGCCAAGTCGGCCAACCTGTCTGACAAGGACGTGCGCCAGGCCATCGTCAAGGGCATCAACCGCCCCGCCATCGCCAAGTCTGACCTTGCCGGCCTGCCGGTCCAGGCTGATTCGGTGATGCTGGGCAACCACTTCTTCATGCCCGGCCAGCCTGGCTACAAGGACAACTCCGAGGACTTCAAGTACGACCCGAAGGCCGCCGAGAAGCAGCTCGACGATGCTGGTTGGAAGAAACAGGGCGACTTCCGTGTCAAGGACGGCAAGACCCTGACCGTCAACTACGCCCAGCTCACCGGCGTCCCCACCTCCGAGAATGAGGGCGCACTGCTCAAGCAGGACATGGCCAAGATCGGCGTCAAGGTGAACCTGGTCAACACTCCGTCCAGCGACATGAACAAGGTGTTGTCGAACCACTCCTTCGACATCATCGCCTTCACCTGGCAGGGCACTGCGTACCCGATGAACAACGTGCGCCAGATCTACGGTGCTGCTGTTGAGGGATCCAAGAAGCCCTCCGAGTCCAACTTCTCTCAGATCGTCGATCCCGAGGTCGAGAAGCTCATTCCACAGATTGGTACCGAGATGGACGTCAACAAGCGTCGTGAGCTGACCAACCAAGCCGACAAGGCCATCTGGGACGACGTCATGACCCTTCCGCTGTACCGTCGCATCATGTTCACCGCTACTCCGAAGAATCTCGCGAATTTCGGTGCTGCGACCTTCCAGAGCACTCACGCCGAGGACATCGGTTACGTCAAGTGA
- a CDS encoding ABC transporter ATP-binding protein, translating to MSKKTATAANLSDALPERQEGVPVLQIKDLNVRFPSEDGVVHAVRGVNLTVNAGEVVGLVGESGSGKSVTSMSVMGLLDEGARVEGSIKVHGTELLGRDDDWMSNVRGKKVAMIFQDPLSALTPVYTIGDQIVEALQIHSDMSDKEAWARALELLDMVGIPNPEVRAKAFPHEFSGGMRQRVVIAMAIANDPDLIIADEPTTALDVTIQAQILDLLRVAQRETHAGVVMITHDLGVVAGLADRVAVMYAGRIVERADVDELFYRSRHPYTIGLLGSLPRPDLDKDEPLTPVEGNPPSLLNLPQGCPFAPRCPMAVDACREAEPDLTPTDLDRHEAACIRHAELIDRTYSQIYPQIGERKSRYKIALGTSDREALEDVLEVKDLVKTYPLMKGSVFKRRVGTVHAVDGVSFRIKKGETLGLVGESGCGKTTTIMSILELAKPEEGTVVVLGRDAATMNAKARKETRQDLQVVFQDPMASLDPRLPIADIIAEPLKYNGYPKNKIPERVDELMALVGLEPAHANRYPRNFSGGQKQRVGIARALALNPKLLVLDEPVSALDVSIQAGVLNLLEDLREKLELSYLFVAHDLSVVRHIANRVAVMYLGRIVELGEVSQVFDHPMHPYTQGLLSAIPVPDPAKEHNRHRILLEGDLPSPAAPPSGCPFHTRCPKFKTLDETSQAKCMGERPELFYPHPDIDRRTACHFPEETRVF from the coding sequence ATGAGCAAGAAAACTGCCACTGCGGCCAACCTGTCTGATGCCCTCCCCGAGCGTCAGGAGGGTGTGCCGGTCCTGCAGATCAAGGACCTCAACGTCCGTTTCCCCTCCGAGGACGGCGTCGTTCACGCCGTGCGTGGGGTCAACCTGACCGTCAATGCGGGAGAGGTCGTCGGTCTGGTGGGTGAGTCCGGCTCGGGTAAGTCCGTCACCTCGATGTCGGTGATGGGCCTGCTGGACGAGGGAGCTCGCGTCGAGGGGTCGATCAAGGTCCACGGCACCGAGCTGCTGGGACGCGACGACGACTGGATGTCGAACGTGCGCGGCAAGAAGGTCGCCATGATCTTCCAGGACCCGTTGAGTGCCCTGACCCCGGTGTACACGATCGGTGACCAGATCGTCGAGGCTCTCCAGATTCACTCGGACATGTCCGACAAGGAGGCCTGGGCCCGAGCCCTTGAGCTGCTCGACATGGTTGGCATCCCGAACCCCGAGGTGCGCGCCAAGGCCTTCCCCCACGAGTTCTCCGGCGGTATGCGTCAGCGCGTCGTCATCGCCATGGCCATTGCCAACGACCCGGACCTCATCATCGCCGACGAGCCAACAACGGCCCTGGACGTGACGATTCAGGCGCAGATTCTTGACCTGTTGCGCGTCGCCCAGCGTGAGACCCACGCCGGTGTGGTCATGATCACTCACGACCTTGGCGTCGTTGCTGGTCTGGCCGACCGGGTGGCCGTCATGTACGCCGGGCGTATCGTCGAGCGGGCTGACGTCGACGAGCTGTTCTACCGCTCCCGTCATCCCTACACCATTGGTCTGTTGGGGTCCCTGCCTCGCCCTGACCTTGACAAGGACGAGCCGCTGACCCCGGTCGAGGGTAATCCGCCCTCCCTGCTCAACCTCCCGCAGGGATGCCCCTTCGCCCCGCGTTGCCCGATGGCCGTGGATGCCTGCCGCGAGGCCGAGCCTGATCTGACGCCCACCGACCTTGACCGTCACGAGGCCGCCTGCATTCGACACGCCGAGCTCATCGACCGCACCTATTCGCAGATCTACCCGCAGATCGGTGAGCGCAAGAGCCGCTACAAGATAGCCTTGGGCACCTCCGATCGTGAAGCCCTTGAGGACGTTCTGGAGGTCAAGGACCTCGTCAAGACCTACCCGCTCATGAAGGGGTCGGTCTTCAAGAGGCGGGTTGGCACCGTTCATGCCGTCGACGGCGTCTCCTTCCGCATCAAGAAGGGCGAGACGCTGGGCCTGGTGGGCGAGTCGGGCTGCGGCAAGACGACGACGATCATGTCGATCCTTGAGCTTGCCAAGCCGGAGGAGGGCACCGTCGTCGTCCTGGGACGCGACGCGGCCACGATGAACGCCAAGGCCCGCAAGGAGACCCGACAGGACCTCCAGGTGGTGTTCCAGGACCCGATGGCCTCCCTGGATCCTCGCCTGCCGATCGCCGACATCATCGCCGAGCCGTTGAAGTACAACGGTTACCCGAAGAACAAGATTCCGGAGCGGGTCGATGAGCTCATGGCGTTGGTGGGTCTGGAACCCGCCCACGCCAACCGCTACCCGCGCAACTTCTCGGGTGGTCAGAAGCAGCGTGTCGGTATCGCTCGCGCACTGGCCCTCAACCCGAAGCTGTTGGTTCTTGACGAGCCGGTGTCGGCCCTGGACGTGTCGATTCAGGCCGGCGTGCTGAACCTGCTGGAGGATCTGCGCGAGAAGTTGGAGCTGTCGTATCTCTTTGTCGCGCACGACCTGTCGGTGGTTCGTCACATCGCCAACCGTGTGGCTGTCATGTACCTGGGCCGTATCGTCGAGCTGGGCGAGGTCTCGCAGGTCTTCGACCACCCGATGCACCCGTACACCCAGGGTTTGCTGTCGGCCATCCCGGTGCCTGACCCGGCCAAGGAGCACAACCGTCACCGCATCCTGCTGGAGGGTGACCTGCCCTCCCCGGCAGCTCCGCCGTCGGGATGCCCGTTCCACACGCGTTGCCCGAAGTTCAAGACGCTCGATGAGACCTCCCAGGCCAAGTGCATGGGGGAGCGTCCCGAGCTGTTCTACCCGCACCCCGACATTGACCGACGCACGGCGTGTCACTTCCCCGAGGAAACGCGGGTGTTCTGA
- a CDS encoding ABC transporter permease, which produces MSEPTNNSSVELNTPKAGPGAPVNGPDAVSAAERNEKHKPGRNEREGKHLSRGRLILRRFWRPVGSKIGVIGLALIVLLALIGPYIANWDYWVVDDNAFLTPPDQYHWFGTSQGGFDLFAMTVEGLRKSLIIGFCVALIVETLAALIGSAAAYFGKVAEKIILWFIDLLLVIPSFLIIAILSQHTSGKSTSTALLIVLLSAFSWMLSARVVRAMTLSVVNLDYVTAARFMSVPPFTIIVKHVIPNIASYLIIDLTLGVVAAIMSETVLSFFGFGVQKPETSLGTLLGDGMTAVTTSPWLFMFPAGVLVILLLSVNFIGDGLRDAVDPSSKSGGKA; this is translated from the coding sequence AGCGCAACGAAAAGCACAAGCCAGGACGCAATGAGCGTGAAGGCAAACACCTGTCGCGTGGCCGTCTGATCCTGCGCCGGTTCTGGCGTCCGGTTGGCTCCAAGATCGGTGTCATCGGACTGGCCCTGATCGTCCTGCTGGCTCTCATCGGCCCGTACATCGCCAACTGGGACTACTGGGTCGTTGATGACAACGCATTCCTCACTCCGCCAGACCAGTACCACTGGTTCGGTACCAGCCAGGGTGGCTTCGACCTGTTCGCCATGACGGTGGAGGGGCTGCGCAAGTCCCTCATCATCGGTTTCTGCGTCGCCCTCATCGTCGAGACCCTGGCCGCTCTCATCGGTTCGGCTGCGGCCTACTTCGGCAAGGTGGCGGAGAAGATCATCCTGTGGTTCATCGACCTGCTGCTGGTGATCCCGTCCTTCCTCATCATTGCCATTCTGAGCCAGCACACCTCCGGCAAGAGCACCTCGACCGCACTGCTGATCGTGCTGCTGTCGGCCTTCAGCTGGATGCTGTCGGCCCGAGTCGTGCGCGCCATGACCCTGTCGGTGGTCAACCTCGACTACGTCACGGCTGCCCGGTTCATGTCGGTGCCGCCGTTCACGATCATCGTCAAGCACGTCATTCCCAACATCGCCAGCTACCTCATCATCGACCTGACCCTTGGTGTGGTCGCGGCCATCATGAGCGAGACCGTGCTGTCCTTCTTCGGCTTCGGCGTGCAGAAGCCTGAGACCTCCCTGGGTACCCTGCTGGGCGACGGCATGACGGCGGTGACGACCTCACCGTGGCTGTTCATGTTCCCGGCCGGCGTGCTGGTCATTCTGTTGCTGAGCGTCAACTTCATCGGTGACGGCCTGCGCGACGCCGTCGATCCCTCTTCCAAGTCTGGTGGTAAGGCATGA